TTTCCACCACATAATCCAGGGCCCGCACGTACTCCTGCTCCGTCGCCACCATCTCTCCTAGTATCAAGTGCAGCCTGCCCAGGGGCAGGGCTCAGGGCCAGGCCCACACTGGGACCCTCTGGTCTCTGCCCTGACCAGCAGGGTCACCCTCCCACCTCCCCTCGCCTGGTCCCACCTGCACTTTTCTACATCTGAATCCTGCAAAAAGCCTTCCAGTTAAGGGACTACAAGATTCATTCTCTCAGTTACAGATAAGGTAAGCAGGCTGAGTCCTAGAGGTTGGGCCGGACTGTGAGCTCTCCGCCTCCAAGCTCTGACCAGCCACATAACATCCGCCTGTTCTGCTCTCCGGAGCCCCCTAGCCCAGGATTTCTGCCAGCTCTAAATGCCCTTTTACCTGTTCTGAGTACTGGACTCCAGGGTGGGACTGCTGGGCGATGCCTTCAGGGCCCCTGGGACTCTCTGGGTGGGAGGCCCTGCTTGCTGGCTGCTGGCAGCCCCCACGGGACTGCCCGAGGGGCGCCGGGGGGGTGACAAGGGGGAGGCCACGGCCGAGGGCTCGCCCAGGCTGAGCCGGCACACTGAGCCCCACAGGCTCTGCTTTACCCTCCCCTCCACAATGTGTGTCCTCTTCAGGGGGTGGGAAGTGAGGGAACCCAAGGAGATGCTGTGCCGGCTTCTCTCTGTGACCTTCCTGCCAGAGGCCTGGGAGGCCTGTTCTGaggagctgctgctgctgctgccgccgcctgGAGAACTCCGCGAGCCCACCACAAAGGCGGGCAGCACCTGCTGGGCCCTGAGCGCGGCCTCCAGCTTCCTGTCTAACGCCAGCTGGGTGTCCTGGCACTGGGCCCACACGAGATGACACTGCTGGATGGGGAGACTGGAGCCCAGGCCTGTAGCCAGCACCCGCATCTCCTGGAAGTGGGACGGTGCCAGATCAGGGTGCAGAGCTCGGTGTCCTTCTAGGTGGCGGAGCACCGCCTCTGGGGACTCACATTCCTCCTCCGCGAGCTTGGCCAGGGCCTTCTGCCCATCCCGTGCCCATATCAGGGCCTGCAATGGAGGGAGAAAAGCCGCTTGCTTTCTGAAGGAAACTCCCTCCCCCAGACCTGGGCTAAGGAGGGCCAAGAAGATGCTCTTCTCAGCAGGCATTCCCACCCTGGCCTGCTCAGGGAAAGAAGGATGAGGTCCCCACTGGCCCCCACTCATAGACGGCCGAGCTGAGTGGCCCCGGGCCACAGGCTTCTGACTGCATCTCTGTGCTTGCTTCCAGAAAGCAGAGTGGCTCTGGCCTAGACCCTGCTACGAACAGTCACTTTCtttcctgggcctcagcttccccaGTTATAAAATGAGGCATCGAACACTTACATCCTGGGATCCTGGGACATTGCCCGTCACTCCCTTCACCCCCAAATAACGGCCCTCTCAGGGTAAAGCAGTGCCCTCCATGCCCAGGGGCACCCTGTCTGAGGAGCGGCCCTCGGTGGTTCTCACAACCCCGAGAGTGGGCGCTGCTGTATCCCCCTTTTGCAGAGGAGGGAGCTGAAGTGAACAGCGCTTGGGTGACCTGCCCAGTCACATCCTAACCCCAAGTGCCCCCTCCATTCACAgggctcctagcttcctctctgcCCCTGGCCCTGCCTTCCCTGCACCCCCAAGGCCACACAAACCCCAGTGCCAAAAACTCAGGCTGCCCGGGCCTCAGGAAGTGCCAGGGGACAGAGGGCATGGGGCTCAGCTCTGCCAACAGTCCCCACCAGGATCCCTCTGCACATGCTGGCAGGAAGGGCCCAACAATGCCCAACCAGTGCCAACCTCGCTGGGGAGAATGATCAGCAAGCGGGGCAGGGCTGAGGGCAAGGCGCCAGGGTCAGCCGTGGCCTGACCCCTGCCTAGGCCGGGGGGGAAGCACAGTGAGCTCGGGAGGAATGGGGCTGGATCCGGCGGAGAAGTGAAGAGCTCAGCAGCTTCCAGAGCCCTTGGGGCCTGACGCAGAACTGAGAACTGGAAGAGCCAACATTCTCCTGAAAAGAGGGGCGGGAGGGGGACGCACCCAGGACCACCCAGGCCTCCTGCCCTGGGGCTGGCCCGCTCGAGTCCTCTGCAGAAGAAGCCAGAATGTAGCCCAGCTCCCCTCCCCACTCCTGGCGCACCTGGTCCAGCAGCTGAGAAAGCTGGTGGGCATCCATGAGCTGCCGCCGGCGCCGCCCGAGGGCCCTCGAGAACTCCGACAGCTGGGCCCGCAGGGAGAGAAGGCGGGCCCCGGCAGCCCCCAGCTGACCCAACTCAGTCACCTCCCAGCCAGCTAGAATCGCCTCACCCCGACGGGTCTGCTCCTGGGAGAGGGGAAGGGCCCTGGTCAAGGCCAGCCCCAGGCCTGCTGCCCTGCCACATCCCAGCACCCAGGAGGGCCCTCAGCCCTAGCGTTCTTGTCTGTGGTCCCAGCTCCCTCTCCGGGCCAGGCCCCATCTCCCGTGACCATCCCCCACAGAGCCAGGTGGCCACCCCAGCTTCCTGGGACCCAGCCTCACCTGGCCAGCCTGGTAGAGCTCCCAGAAGGCATCTCGGGCCTGAAGCAGCACGTCCAGCGAAGGCTCCTCTGGCTCCCTCAGTCCTGGCCAGCCCACATTCTGCAGCCAGGCCTGAATCTAGAGGAGGACGAGGGGGCAGAGGCAACAAAGGGATATGGGGGAGGGGTCTGGGTGGTGGGGCAGGAGCCATGGGCCTAGGCCCGGGTCACAGGGCCCTGCGATAAGGAGGGCGGCCAACTTCTTGGCAACCATCCCCACTAGCAGCCACCTGTGACCCAGGGGTTCTATGGGGGAGCTGGTCCTGgcagagaagaggggaagaatgACATGGGCAGGGGACAGGGAGGGGACAAGGGCTCCCACCTCGGTCAGCGTTCCTGCCTGGGCCTCCAGCATCCTTCCCAGCTCCAGCGCTCGCATCCGTTGGTTGCACAGAGTGACCAGCTGGTGCAGCAGCCCATCTACCTGAGCATACAGCTCTCCTGCCTCGTCTACTGCCAACCTGGCACAACAAACAGGCGACCCTCCTCAGCCGGGCACCATGGGGCAGGAAGCTGTGCCAACCCCAGAGACCACTCCACGATGCCCACCTGTAATCCGGGCTCTGAGTCACACCTGGATCTTCCCACTGCAGTTGTGCCAGTGCTGTGCCACCCTCCCGCTGCAGCTGGGCCAGCAGAGGGTAGTCTAGCACCTGCTGCATCAGTTCCCGTGGGTCCTGCAGCGGCTGCCCAGCTCCCTGTGGGTGGGCACAGACACAAGCAGTGAACAGGGCAAGGAGGCTGGAGGGGCAGCGGTGCCCATCCTCCTGGGTTACCAGGCAGCCATACTCACCCCATGACCCTCTGACTCAGGGGCGGCTTCTACCCTCTTGATGGCCCTTTGGAGCAGGGTGCAGGCCTCCAGGCAACTCTGCTGCAAGGCTTCCAGCCGCTGAAGGACAGGGAGCGTGGTCGTCCATCGGCCAGCATCGGGGCTCCTGGCCAGGTGCTGGCGCTGCCCCCCGGCTGCGTGGTGCTGCTGGCAACAGTCCCTAGAGCCCACCCGCCAGCCAAACTAAAGGTCCTGGGGCCGCTTTGTCCTTGGAGGGGTGTCCCTCTCCCTTCCAGCCCCAGCTCCCACCACTGACCTTTCGGAAAGCCAGCCAGGCACTGTGGCTGTAGGGCAGGCAGCCTTCAAGGGTGAGGGGCAGCTGGGAGTTTGGGATGAAGGAGAGCAGAGCTTGGCGGGAGGGCAGCAGCTCCAgctggggaggaagagggagcgTGGGTCTCGGGGGCCCCTGGATCTGGGCAGAGCCCAGGGAGGGGGCctgaaagggaaggggaagggctGAGGGCGGGCCCCGCGGGCACCCTCAGCCCGGCCTGGTACCTTCAGTCCTGGAGGGAGCGCCCCCGCCATCTTCCCCAGCAGCAGGACCTGGTGCACGGAGCCTGGGACAATTTTCTGAAACAGCCACGGCCACAACTCTCAGTGCCAACGCGCCTCCCAGGGCCCTCGGGCCCTCCCCCTGGGCCCAGAGCCCTCCCTGATGGGCCCAAGGCTGCCCAGCCTCCCCCAGCGGAGCCTTCCACAGCCTCCTCCTCAGAAAAAGGGGGCCAGGAGCTAGGCCCGGGCTCACCTGCATCTGGCTAAGCCCCAGAAAGAGGCTGGGGCTGGGCAGGCAGTGCCGGGCATCGACCAGCACAGTCAGTCCCCGGGCCTGGTCCTCGGGCCTGCCAAAGGTTGGAGCAGAGAGGGCTGACTCTGGGGCGCCCCTCCCCCCACTCTGGCCTCCCAGGACCCAGCCCCGCTCCTCCCTGCCTGAAGGGGCCCTGCTCCCACCTGGGGATGCTGTGCAGGTAAAGGAAGAGGCCCACAAGCTCCCGGACGCTGCAGTGAGGGCCCAGCCAGGCCAGGTTCCGGGTACAGACCAGCAGCACCGCCCGGCCCTGGGCGTCCCTGGTCCCTGCAAGAAGGCAGGGCTCACCACGGGGTTCCCCTGCTCCTGTCTCGGTGGCTggccctcccccagccccccagCCCCCCAGCCTGCCCCTGGTGCCCTTACCAGGCAGGGCTGCTATGCCGCTGGCCAGAAGCTGGGGTGACAAGTCCCGGGCCAGGATGGGCCTCCCGGTCCTGGGCAGGGCGGGGGAGCCCTGGGAGACTGTGGGCTCTTCGGGCTCACCTGGGGAGAGGGCGCGTGACTACTTCCACTCCGCTGGAGGAAGGAGCCTGAGGTCCGGGCCCCCCAGGGAACGTTAGGCCAGAGCCCTGGACTCCTAGTTCAGGGCGGGGGGAGATCTGAACCCCGGGGCCTCGGGGCCTCTCTCGCCATGAGCCCACTGCCCCCCCGGCCTTCCTCTGCCTGGTGGCCCTGCTTACCTCCCTCAGGTGATGCCAGCCCCAGGTCCTCGGCGGGCTCCCTGGAACCTCTCCTCATCTGGGCATCTTCCGGGGCAGAGGGAGCTGGGCTTCCGGGCCCTCCCCCCGGCCGCTCCTCCCCCGCTTCATCCCGGGTTGGCCCAGGAGCTGGAGGACCCTCGTGGGCACGGAGGTCAGCGCCCGCTGGCTGGGCCTCCGCGGGGCCCTGGCCACCTTCCGGCCTTGGGGGCTCCAAGGAGAGCTGCGGAGGCTCAGCCGCCCCTGGGGGCTCTGGGGGACAGGGGCCCCCCGGGGGGGGCACGGCCAGCTGCCCGGGGCCCAGGACGGCCTCCTCCGCGGGCCCCTCGTCAGCCCAAGCGTCGTCGTCATAGCTGCACACGGCGAACCTCCAGTCCGTGGCGTGGGCGCCCCCCGGGAGTGCCGCCGGGTCCTCCCCGCACCCGGCCCCGCACTGACCGGCGCCAAGGGGCTCTGCGCTCCCGGGCGTGTCTGGGCCCGATTCCCCGAGGGGGCCCGGCCGGGGGGAGGGCTCCGAGGGGCCTAGGGAAGCCATGGCAGCTGCAGGGGGGCCCTCGGCGCCCGGCTCGTCCAGGAAGCGAGGCCTCAGCACCTGCTCCCAGGGCACCCGCAGCACATGCCCCCCCGGCGCCACCAGCAGGCAGCGGCGCAGCGCCCACGGGCCGGGCACCCGCCGGGCGTTGAGGGCGTCCAGCCAGCGGGCGGTGAAGATGGCCGAGTAGCTGGCCTCGGGCAAGGGCAGCTGCCGCGCGCCGTGGCCGCCGGGCGCCAGGCACGTGAGCACCAGGCGAGGCTGGCGCCGCAAGAAGGGCACCAGCTGCAGGTAGAAGTCTCCGGGCTCCAGCAGGCGCCAGTCCAGGGAGGCCAGATGTACCACCACGCGCTCCCCAAGGCACAGGGGCCACCCGGCGTGGGCAAAGAGGCGTCCTGGGTACTGAGCCTGAAACGGGAGGGGGCATGAGGGAGGGGGCCGGCCCCTCACCCGGGGACGCTGGAGGGACCTGAGGCCAGAAGAGAAGGTTCTAGCAGGAAGGAGCCTAGAAGTCATTACACCTGACCCAGAGAGGTCAGAGGGCCTACATCCCTCACCTTACATTTGACCCCAGAAAGGTCAAAGGTCCTAGAGGTCATCTCATTTAACCTCTCACCTTGCAGATAACCTCCAGAGAGGTCAGTGGCTGCCTAGGTCACTCAGGcttagggggaggggaggagaaaggagtcTGGCCTGCCTGGCCCTGCCCCCCACCCTATAACTGCCAGGAGGGGGGGCCGGGGGTCACTCACACAGGCGTGCAGCTGGACGCAGTGCAGGATGTGCCGAGCGGGCAGCAGGAAGT
The DNA window shown above is from Sminthopsis crassicaudata isolate SCR6 chromosome 2, ASM4859323v1, whole genome shotgun sequence and carries:
- the PLEKHG4 gene encoding puratrophin-1 produces the protein MRRGSREPAEDLGLASPEGGEPEEPTVSQGSPALPRTGRPILARDLSPQLLASGIAALPGTRDAQGRAVLLVCTRNLAWLGPHCSVRELVGLFLYLHSIPRPEDQARGLTVLVDARHCLPSPSLFLGLSQMQKIVPGSVHQVLLLGKMAGALPPGLKLELLPSRQALLSFIPNSQLPLTLEGCLPYSHSAWLAFRKRLEALQQSCLEACTLLQRAIKRVEAAPESEGHGGAGQPLQDPRELMQQVLDYPLLAQLQREGGTALAQLQWEDPGVTQSPDYRLAVDEAGELYAQVDGLLHQLVTLCNQRMRALELGRMLEAQAGTLTEIQAWLQNVGWPGLREPEEPSLDVLLQARDAFWELYQAGQEQTRRGEAILAGWEVTELGQLGAAGARLLSLRAQLSEFSRALGRRRRQLMDAHQLSQLLDQALIWARDGQKALAKLAEEECESPEAVLRHLEGHRALHPDLAPSHFQEMRVLATGLGSSLPIQQCHLVWAQCQDTQLALDRKLEAALRAQQVLPAFVVGSRSSPGGGSSSSSSSEQASQASGRKVTERSRHSISLGSLTSHPLKRTHIVEGRVKQSLWGSVCRLSLGEPSAVASPLSPPRRPSGSPVGAASSQQAGPPTQRVPGALKASPSSPTLESSTQNRLHLILGEMVATEQEYVRALDYVVESYFPELERADVPQGLRGQRARLFGNLEKLRDFHRHFFLRELESCSQHPLRVAHAFLRHRDQFAMYALYSKNKPRSDALLASHGNAFFKDKQRRLGDHLDLASYLLKPIQRMSKYALLLQELSRTCEEGPGRGWTREPDLAALHAACHLVRFQLRHGNDLLAMDAIRGCDVNLKEQGQLVRQDEFTVWSGRKKCQRRVFLFEELILFSKSRHGPRGVDSFIYKHSFKTADIGLTENCGESGLRFEIWFRRRKAGDTFVLQALTPENKQAWTADIASLLWRQATRNKELRMAEMVSMGVGNKPFLDITPSEAAINDRAINYIMKGRGARTRASIAVSLFDHTNPFPGPPATLSTGPSSCSLLGPLNLHLCRDPARLGLCWPLYPTAYLEEELDPEAETGSQPSLTPESSEASSQCPSASSSGSDSGCVPGPNLAGGCEDQPIPPLEDKPHCGQSQYVSSV